CGTCCTCTATGCGCCCGAGGTTCCCGGTCCGCCGTCGCCGATCCCGCACAGCGACAAGGTGGTTCACGCATTCGTCTTCGCGCTACCGGTGCTCGTCGCCGGCCTGGGACGGCGTGTGTGGTGGCCCGTCGTCGCCCTCCTGGTCGCGGTGCACGCACCTGTGAGCGAGGTCATCCAGCACGTGGTGCTGCCGCGCCGGTCGGGGGACCCGTGGGACGTCGTGGCCGATCTCGTCGGTGTCGGGCTCTCGTCAATAGGGGTACTATTAGTGGTTCGGCGACTCCGGCGTCGCCGCACTTAGAAACTCGCACGTTCGCTTCCGACCTGAGATGTCGCCCGCGCCCTTGTGTGCGGGTTTACCCATTTCGGAGAAGAACGAAGGATCACCTGTGCCTGCGAAGAAGAAGCCCCGTTGGACCACTGCCCAGAAGAACACGGCGAAGAAGTCCAACCCCAAGGGCCCCAAGAAGGCCCACCACCGAGGCCAGGCGCCCACTGACGCACCGCCGCGCTCCAAGGACCGTTGGCGTGAGCGGGAGGACGCGACCGGCGGCGAGCGCCCCAAGCGGGTGCGCCGAGACGGCACCGAGGACCGCGGGCAGCGCACCTGGGAGCGTCGCGAGGACCGCGGGGGCTACCAGGGCCAGCGGCGTGACACCCGGGGCGATGACCGTCGTGGCGGTGGCTACCAGGGACGTGATGAGCGCACCGACGACCGCGGTGGCTTCCAGCGTCGTGATGACCGCACCAGCGACCGCGGTGGCTTCCAGCGTCGTGACAGCCAGGGTGATGACCGTCGTGGTGGTGGCTTCCAGCGTCGTGACAGCCAGGGTGATGACCGTCGTGGTGGTGGCTTCCAGCGTCGTGACGACCGCAGTGACGAGCGGGGCGCATATCAGCGTCGTGACGAGCGCCGTGGTGGCGTCGAGCGCCGCTCGGGCTCGGACGACCGCCGCCGGGGTCCGGCCCCTCGCTTCGACCGGGAGCAGACCGGTGGCCGCCCCGCGCGCTGGCAGCGCGACGGTGACGACTCCCGACGCGGTCCGGCGCCGCGCTTCGAGCGCGAGCAGAACCGCCGTGGCTTCGCACCCCGCCACGACCAGACGGAGGACCCTGAGGCGCTGCGCCAGGAGGCCGACACCTGGACCTCCTCCGCCCGCACCTCGGTGAGTGGTCCGGTCGAGGTCGCGCAGGACAACGGCTTCGCCGCACTCGGTGTGCCGGAGGTGCTCGTGGAGCGGCTGGCCCGCGACGGCATCACCGCTCCCTTCGCCATCCAGGAAGCAGCCCTGCCGGACGCGCTCGCCGGCAAGGACGTGCTCGGCCGTGGCCAGACCGGCTCCGGCAAGACGCTGGCCTTCGGTCTGCCGATGCTGGCCCGCCTCGCCGGGGGTCGCGCCCGCAGCCGCAAGCCGCGTGCGCTCATCCTGGTCCCCACCCGTGAGCTGGCGATGCAGGTGAGCGACTCGTTGGAGCCCCTCGTCCACGTCTGCGGACTGCGGATCAAGCTCGTCGCAGGTGGCCTGTCCTACACCGGCCAGACCGCGGCCCTCGACAAGGGCGTCGACGTCCTCGTCGCCACCCCGGGACGCCTCGTGGACCTGCTCGACCGCGGCGCGCTCACGCTCGACGAGGTCGAGGTGGCCGTCCTCGACGAGGCCGACCACATGGCCGACATGGGCTTCCTGCCCTCCGTCACCCGGATCCTCGACGACTGCGCGCCCGGCGGTCAGCGGCTGCTCTTCTCCGCGACGCTCGACCGGGGTGTGTCCGACCTCGTCGACAGGTACATGACGGACCCGGTCACCCACAACACCAATGACGTCGGCGCCAGCGTCACGACCATGGACCACCACCTGCTCCTCATCGAGCCGCAGGTGAAGAAGCAGATGACGGCCAAGATCGCGGCCCGCTCCGGCCGCACCGTGATCTTCGCCCGCACCAAGCTCGGGTGCGAGCGGATCGCCGGTCAGCTGCGCGAGGAGGGCATCGCCGCGGCACCGCTGCACGGTGGCCTGACCCAGTCCTCCCGCAACAAGACGATCGGTGCCTTCCGCACCGGCACCCTCCCGGTGCTCGTCGCCACGGACGTCGCGGCTCGTGGCATCCACGTCGACAACGTCACGCTCGTCATGCAGGTCGACCCGCCGGCCGACCACAAGGACTACCTCCACCGTGCCGGTCGTACCGCTCGCGCGGGCGAGAAGGGGAGTGTCGTCACCCTCGTCCTGCCGCACCAGCGCAAGGACGTCACCCGCATGGCTGCCCAGGCGGGCCTCGAGGCCCGGCCGATCAAGACCGAGCTCGACGCCGAGGTCCTCACGGACATGGGAGCGATCGAGCCCAGCGGTCAGCCCATCTCGGACGCCGACTTCCGCAAGCTCGTCGACCCGCGGCCGGCCCGTCGTCACTCGGGCACCGGCGGCCCTCGCGGCGCCCGTGACCACCGTGGCGGCAACCGTGGCGGCGGTCGCCAGGGTGGCTACCGGGGTCGCTCCCGCGACTAAGGTCTGAGCATGGACACCTCGCTCGCCGGTCGGCTCCTCGTGGCGACACCGGACCTCACGGACGACCTCTTCGCCCGCAGCGTGGTCCTGGTGCTGCAGCACGACGAGACGACCGCCGAGGGGGTCATCCTCAACAAGCCGCTCGACACCTCAATCGACGAGGTCCT
The genomic region above belongs to Janibacter limosus and contains:
- a CDS encoding VanZ family protein: MPALTTRRLLVPVALSMAVVVQLVVLYAPEVPGPPSPIPHSDKVVHAFVFALPVLVAGLGRRVWWPVVALLVAVHAPVSEVIQHVVLPRRSGDPWDVVADLVGVGLSSIGVLLVVRRLRRRRT
- a CDS encoding DEAD/DEAH box helicase, producing MPAKKKPRWTTAQKNTAKKSNPKGPKKAHHRGQAPTDAPPRSKDRWREREDATGGERPKRVRRDGTEDRGQRTWERREDRGGYQGQRRDTRGDDRRGGGYQGRDERTDDRGGFQRRDDRTSDRGGFQRRDSQGDDRRGGGFQRRDSQGDDRRGGGFQRRDDRSDERGAYQRRDERRGGVERRSGSDDRRRGPAPRFDREQTGGRPARWQRDGDDSRRGPAPRFEREQNRRGFAPRHDQTEDPEALRQEADTWTSSARTSVSGPVEVAQDNGFAALGVPEVLVERLARDGITAPFAIQEAALPDALAGKDVLGRGQTGSGKTLAFGLPMLARLAGGRARSRKPRALILVPTRELAMQVSDSLEPLVHVCGLRIKLVAGGLSYTGQTAALDKGVDVLVATPGRLVDLLDRGALTLDEVEVAVLDEADHMADMGFLPSVTRILDDCAPGGQRLLFSATLDRGVSDLVDRYMTDPVTHNTNDVGASVTTMDHHLLLIEPQVKKQMTAKIAARSGRTVIFARTKLGCERIAGQLREEGIAAAPLHGGLTQSSRNKTIGAFRTGTLPVLVATDVAARGIHVDNVTLVMQVDPPADHKDYLHRAGRTARAGEKGSVVTLVLPHQRKDVTRMAAQAGLEARPIKTELDAEVLTDMGAIEPSGQPISDADFRKLVDPRPARRHSGTGGPRGARDHRGGNRGGGRQGGYRGRSRD